From one Mucilaginibacter inviolabilis genomic stretch:
- a CDS encoding DUF6443 domain-containing protein codes for MKIKANQTFLLSFRMSWTCLLVLLSLNVKAQYIPSPAQLNTAATTPGNYFNETSITLQPGFSATATSNNTYKYSISIPDCLPLTNNFSQNLNFIVTTIPRIPLNSFITSQQTSCNLMQRVQYFDGLGRGLQTVQVKGSTLNKDVVQPFTYDQLGREATKYLPYAPPTGISDGSYKSDALTAGAGQNLFYTTPPVGVSSVSYPSSSTTFEASPLSRVLEQGAPGAPWQLSASGVSGSGHTVKADYGMNGTNDVMQWAVNPTGNGVTGGNTYYPANQLYSTTTTDENGNNTIEYKDKEGHIVCKKVQSGSTTYLATYYIYNYLNNLSYVIPPLPAGTAYPASMTESATDAVFLNYAYSYHYDQRNRLIEKKIPGKGWEFMVYNTLDQLVMSQDANQRNKTLQEWSFTKYDAMGRVVMTGTASTNTAADANIASPNRTLFNAEIALFNDPAHTKWETRDNTTTTGYNNVSDPIGTNVTNLTVNYYDDYAFPGKPTTFTTPPGASIMTRGLLTGTKKAVLNTLGNATPDVLWTVQYYDDFGRITQSYSQHYLGGVSSPYNYDLVTNTYDFTSELTASTRQHFTKNTGNTAAVLGVTIVNTYVYDHMGRKTQTLEQINGGSNVLLSQSDYNEIGQLQAKHLHSVAGSPFLQDISYLYNERGWLLKVNDPAIATTPTRLFAEQLNYNLPTNGALAQYDGNISEQVYNAGVSGNRFVKYSYDALNRLTNGISSAGFSESNISYDELGNIKSLTRGTNAPYTYSYVGNQLQTVSGLTGSTYTYDNNGNMLHDGRNNNNITYNMLNLPQTVSGGATITYVYDASGEKLRKISAGVSTDYINGIQYKADGTIDFIQTAEGHANRSGANYVYEYTLTDHLGNNRVAFDQANGKVGEDDYYPFGMNVHRLVNAGNKYLYNQKELQEELTQYDYGARFYDPVIARWTAVDPLTDIYQHWSPYNYVANNPVKNIDPKGETIYASPYGHIYLNTDDGRDDIYVVPWEMTADFIYNINLWTLTQKNPGVLNSRQWNNYWRSKFKKVVSDEVLHRYAFGFFSLDESLQEEEIKAWITGDAKDMQKFQMDYVKSQWSDPVIVVGSILAFADALIVTKLPINLRASYVAEVRGLSKVVDEMRIGGSSSEEIARTVSQMRREIGEKYKAMTPRDELEKIFERNLNKYGDKWGPTIDYLRKQGKSWEDIIESALRTGGKDLGY; via the coding sequence ATGAAAATAAAAGCAAATCAAACCTTTCTCCTGTCATTCAGGATGTCATGGACGTGCTTACTGGTATTGTTAAGTTTGAATGTAAAAGCCCAGTACATCCCCAGTCCGGCTCAATTAAATACAGCCGCCACTACGCCTGGTAATTACTTCAATGAAACCAGTATTACGCTACAGCCCGGTTTCTCGGCGACGGCTACAAGCAATAATACTTATAAATATTCAATTAGTATTCCAGACTGCTTACCACTAACCAATAATTTCAGTCAAAATCTAAACTTTATTGTAACTACAATTCCCAGGATACCCTTAAACTCGTTCATAACATCACAGCAAACGAGTTGTAACCTGATGCAAAGAGTACAGTATTTTGATGGATTAGGGCGGGGATTGCAAACGGTGCAGGTAAAAGGGTCGACACTTAATAAGGACGTTGTACAGCCATTCACCTACGATCAACTTGGCCGGGAGGCAACTAAATATTTGCCCTATGCCCCACCTACGGGTATAAGTGACGGCAGTTACAAGTCAGATGCGCTCACAGCGGGTGCCGGTCAGAATCTGTTCTACACAACGCCACCTGTCGGGGTAAGCTCGGTCTCCTACCCTTCGTCAAGTACTACTTTTGAGGCCTCCCCATTAAGTCGGGTGCTAGAGCAAGGTGCGCCTGGTGCACCCTGGCAGTTATCTGCCAGCGGAGTAAGTGGTAGCGGGCATACTGTAAAGGCAGATTATGGGATGAATGGGACAAATGATGTAATGCAATGGGCGGTGAATCCGACAGGAAACGGGGTAACCGGGGGCAATACTTATTATCCCGCAAATCAATTGTATTCAACAACTACAACAGATGAGAATGGTAACAATACAATAGAATATAAAGATAAAGAAGGACATATCGTATGTAAAAAAGTTCAGTCGGGTTCTACTACTTATCTGGCCACTTATTACATATATAATTATCTCAATAATCTGTCTTATGTAATACCTCCATTGCCTGCGGGAACGGCCTACCCCGCCAGCATGACTGAAAGCGCGACCGACGCTGTGTTTTTAAACTATGCATATAGTTATCACTATGACCAACGAAACAGGCTGATAGAAAAAAAGATACCTGGAAAAGGTTGGGAGTTTATGGTATATAATACACTTGATCAATTGGTTATGAGCCAGGATGCCAATCAGCGTAATAAAACACTTCAGGAATGGAGTTTTACTAAATACGACGCTATGGGGCGGGTGGTGATGACCGGCACAGCATCTACCAATACCGCGGCAGATGCAAACATCGCTTCGCCCAACCGCACTTTATTCAATGCAGAAATCGCCCTTTTTAATGACCCTGCGCATACTAAATGGGAAACCAGAGATAATACGACAACAACCGGCTACAATAATGTGAGTGATCCGATAGGAACTAACGTGACTAATTTAACGGTTAATTATTATGATGACTATGCCTTTCCGGGTAAACCGACAACGTTTACAACACCCCCGGGTGCCAGTATAATGACCCGTGGCTTGCTTACAGGTACAAAAAAGGCGGTACTTAACACGCTTGGCAACGCCACTCCGGATGTATTATGGACAGTTCAGTACTATGATGATTTTGGTAGAATAACTCAATCATATTCTCAGCATTATTTAGGAGGTGTATCAAGCCCCTATAACTATGACCTGGTTACAAATACCTATGACTTTACAAGTGAACTAACAGCCAGCACCCGTCAGCATTTTACTAAAAATACAGGGAATACAGCAGCTGTGCTGGGAGTTACTATTGTTAATACTTATGTATATGACCATATGGGGCGTAAAACCCAAACTTTGGAACAGATTAATGGCGGAAGCAATGTACTATTGTCTCAGAGCGATTATAATGAAATTGGTCAGCTGCAAGCCAAACACCTGCATTCTGTAGCCGGCTCCCCATTTCTGCAGGATATTAGTTACCTATATAATGAAAGAGGCTGGTTGTTGAAAGTCAATGACCCGGCTATCGCTACCACACCTACCAGGCTTTTTGCCGAGCAGTTAAACTATAATTTGCCAACAAATGGAGCTCTTGCGCAATACGATGGCAATATATCTGAACAGGTGTATAATGCAGGAGTAAGCGGGAACAGGTTTGTTAAATATAGTTATGATGCCCTGAACCGGTTAACGAATGGTATCAGTAGTGCAGGCTTTAGTGAAAGCAATATTAGTTATGATGAGTTGGGTAATATCAAATCACTGACCAGAGGAACCAATGCTCCATACACTTACAGTTACGTTGGTAACCAACTGCAAACGGTAAGCGGGCTCACCGGAAGCACCTATACTTATGACAATAACGGAAACATGTTGCATGATGGACGTAATAATAATAATATTACGTACAATATGCTCAACTTGCCTCAGACGGTAAGCGGAGGAGCAACCATTACATATGTTTATGATGCAAGTGGAGAGAAATTACGGAAGATCAGTGCAGGAGTATCCACAGATTATATCAATGGTATACAATATAAGGCAGATGGCACAATTGACTTTATTCAAACAGCGGAAGGTCATGCAAACAGGAGTGGAGCCAATTATGTGTATGAATATACCCTAACAGATCACCTGGGGAATAACAGGGTAGCATTTGATCAGGCCAATGGTAAGGTGGGTGAAGATGATTACTATCCATTTGGGATGAATGTACATCGGTTGGTGAATGCCGGGAATAAATATCTTTATAATCAGAAGGAGTTGCAAGAAGAGCTGACCCAATACGATTATGGTGCGCGATTTTATGATCCGGTCATTGCTAGATGGACGGCTGTGGATCCCTTGACTGATATATATCAACACTGGTCTCCATATAATTATGTTGCTAATAACCCTGTTAAAAACATAGATCCGAAAGGAGAAACGATATATGCAAGCCCATATGGTCATATATATTTAAATACCGATGATGGTCGTGATGATATTTATGTGGTTCCCTGGGAGATGACAGCTGATTTTATATATAATATTAATCTTTGGACATTAACCCAAAAAAACCCGGGTGTGCTTAATTCACGACAGTGGAATAATTATTGGCGCAGTAAGTTTAAAAAAGTAGTCAGTGATGAGGTTCTGCATCGATATGCATTTGGATTTTTTAGCTTAGATGAGAGTTTACAAGAAGAAGAAATAAAGGCATGGATTACTGGTGATGCAAAAGATATGCAAAAATTTCAAATGGATTATGTTAAATCACAATGGAGCGATCCCGTAATTGTGGTCGGGTCTATTTTGGCTTTTGCAGATGCGTTAATAGTAACTAAATTGCCAATAAATTTGAGGGCTAGCTATGTAGCTGAAGTAAGAGGGCTATCCAAAGTTGTTGATGAAATGCGGATTGGCGGATCTTCTTCCGAAGAAATCGCTAGAACTGTTTCCCAAATGCGCCGAGAAATAGGTGAAAAATATAAAGCGATGACACCTCGGGATGAATTGGAAAAAATATTTGAACGAAATTTAAACAAATATGGAGATAAATGGGGTCCCACTATAGATTACTTAAGGAAACAAGGAAAGTCTTGGGAAGACATAATTGAAAGTGCATTGAGAACAGGCGGTAAAGATTTAGGATATTAA
- a CDS encoding RHS repeat protein, with the protein MSINSCLPYLKLIRRGFFIALCLLSTSFKGAYGQGHSATDTDPFTDLTNILPPSPEAFQMTKYGGLHPGLSTGTSQAHVSLFQIKSPKLSFSVDLNYSTNGLKVDEISSRAGMGWVLNGSGVISRTVMGTPDVAGHTVFVALPENLENYINDRPTFEKIKLGAMSASNSPYDTQPDIYQYSFSGYSGKFYIDPQTDSLILIANEPIKIQKDLSVSATAWNFIATTPDGAKYYFGGNAATEQTYSSTSGTYCGKIFDYPVPTAWYLTKIKHPLADSITFSYKPISFDYQASVNESITKTPQSTSSTGCSLVVTGSTPKTCPIVDKTSLCYNQLNTQTYFLSAIDSKYVTYKFNYNNGVGTLDSLLNNICLYSKSDGHLFKKINLLQQDVVSTQYLSTYSQTHTGVNHRPFLMGLEEVDPLSGKKQVYKFSYNNLDKMPSRLSYSRDTYGYFNGKTNSHLIPQPEADYQYTNLFPTNLANKTPDFNYSKVGTLSKIQYPPGGYDSIEYEANIIYGRVLDQPQKDNTLILGTVGVGAKSPQSVTSAPFYASGSLMVKNICTGLAGDGTYDLHCISEFQILDQTAGGIVLSGTTKANTTHTYPMVNFLLNHQYVLTVTAYGSVVSGEVDVFLPPTPATYKMGLYEAPGLRVKRVITSSGNAPDMVKTYNYTKLNDTMPSGEVVGFEPKYFYDSQTLLNCSFSTDGSNGLPPQSYADLNGTPCIYQVAQSNSLRNLYSTEGSYLYYSAVTEDDGDVVNHGVTEHIFSVNQDVPSRLVFGKEIANAPLSNNGINNGAELQTTVYKLKSSSYIPVEQTINNYKLDNRYFKQRTVYVIRQEFTGLGGSNNPGVVQPYETAPYDIAMYKLTSYWTYPDTVTKTTYDLNGLNPIKSYVINTYNNPGNPQVSQNTLINSKGDNIINTFKYATDLTSITGLRPGAVTAAQYLLNTNQLGAVLQREQFKNSIPVFKGRTDYKIANGFALPDTMFFQNGNQALEPRVANINYNTSGDIVSQTLVGGAYNSYQWDSNRLPIAQVKNASSSEFYYEGFEESVATGTTTGVAHTGKKYTTNATISWTRPNSRIYVISYWYRSSGIWQYQSEQVYTATSFTMTGGDAYDDIRIYPKDAQMTTYTYDPLVGITSSTDAKSETTTYEYDSFQRLMNVKDKDGNIIKHMDYHFQGQ; encoded by the coding sequence ATGTCAATAAATAGTTGTTTACCATATTTAAAACTGATCAGACGGGGCTTTTTTATTGCTCTGTGCCTTTTATCCACTAGCTTTAAAGGCGCTTATGGGCAAGGGCATTCTGCTACAGATACAGATCCGTTTACAGATTTGACCAATATTTTACCGCCTTCTCCAGAGGCATTTCAGATGACAAAATACGGTGGACTGCATCCTGGCTTATCCACCGGAACTAGCCAGGCGCATGTCTCTTTGTTTCAAATCAAAAGCCCTAAATTGTCGTTTTCGGTCGATCTTAATTATTCTACCAATGGTTTAAAAGTTGATGAGATATCATCAAGAGCAGGCATGGGCTGGGTTTTAAATGGTTCAGGAGTCATAAGCCGGACCGTTATGGGGACCCCTGATGTTGCTGGCCATACTGTCTTTGTAGCTTTACCAGAGAATTTGGAAAACTATATCAATGACAGACCAACATTTGAAAAAATAAAACTAGGGGCTATGTCGGCCTCCAACAGTCCTTATGACACACAACCCGATATATATCAGTATAGTTTTTCTGGATACAGTGGTAAATTTTATATAGATCCTCAAACAGACAGCTTGATACTTATTGCCAATGAACCTATTAAGATTCAAAAAGATCTTTCAGTTTCCGCAACAGCCTGGAATTTTATAGCTACTACACCTGATGGTGCGAAGTATTATTTTGGAGGCAATGCTGCTACAGAACAAACATATTCATCAACCTCTGGCACTTATTGCGGAAAAATATTTGATTATCCGGTACCAACAGCATGGTATCTCACCAAAATTAAGCATCCTTTGGCAGACTCCATTACATTTAGCTATAAGCCAATCTCCTTTGATTATCAGGCCAGTGTAAATGAAAGCATAACCAAAACGCCGCAATCAACATCGTCTACAGGCTGTTCTCTTGTTGTGACAGGTTCAACTCCAAAAACCTGCCCGATTGTAGATAAGACAAGCTTATGTTATAATCAATTAAATACACAAACCTACTTTTTGTCTGCTATTGATAGTAAATATGTAACCTATAAATTTAATTATAATAACGGTGTAGGTACTCTCGATAGTTTATTAAATAATATCTGCCTATATAGTAAAAGTGACGGACATCTTTTTAAAAAAATCAATTTGCTGCAACAAGATGTGGTGTCTACACAATATCTGAGTACATATTCTCAAACGCATACCGGGGTAAATCACAGACCATTTTTGATGGGTTTGGAAGAGGTTGATCCTCTTTCGGGAAAGAAACAGGTTTATAAGTTTTCTTATAATAATTTGGATAAAATGCCCTCCAGACTATCTTATTCAAGGGATACTTACGGCTATTTTAATGGCAAAACAAACAGTCATCTTATCCCACAGCCTGAAGCCGATTATCAATATACCAATCTGTTCCCGACCAATCTTGCTAATAAAACCCCTGATTTTAACTATTCAAAAGTAGGAACTTTATCAAAAATTCAGTATCCACCAGGAGGTTACGATAGTATAGAATATGAAGCTAATATAATTTATGGAAGAGTACTTGATCAACCACAGAAGGACAATACTTTAATATTAGGAACGGTTGGTGTTGGCGCTAAATCTCCACAATCTGTAACCAGTGCCCCATTTTATGCTTCCGGAAGTTTAATGGTAAAGAATATTTGTACAGGCCTTGCCGGTGATGGAACCTATGACCTTCATTGCATCAGCGAATTCCAGATACTGGATCAAACGGCAGGCGGGATTGTATTAAGCGGGACAACAAAGGCTAATACGACCCATACTTATCCAATGGTCAATTTCCTGTTAAATCATCAATATGTTCTGACAGTAACGGCTTATGGATCAGTTGTGTCTGGTGAAGTTGACGTATTTCTTCCGCCTACGCCAGCTACCTATAAAATGGGATTGTATGAAGCCCCGGGCCTAAGAGTTAAAAGGGTTATTACATCATCTGGCAATGCCCCGGATATGGTAAAAACATATAATTATACTAAACTGAATGATACTATGCCATCTGGTGAGGTAGTCGGTTTTGAACCAAAATACTTCTACGATAGTCAAACATTACTTAATTGCAGTTTTTCTACTGACGGTAGCAATGGTTTGCCACCTCAAAGTTATGCGGATTTAAACGGCACACCTTGTATCTACCAGGTAGCACAGTCAAACAGCCTAAGGAATTTATATTCAACCGAAGGAAGTTATTTGTATTACTCTGCCGTAACAGAAGATGATGGTGATGTAGTCAATCATGGTGTTACAGAACACATTTTTTCTGTAAATCAGGATGTTCCCAGCCGTCTCGTTTTTGGTAAGGAGATAGCAAATGCGCCCTTATCTAACAACGGAATAAATAATGGCGCAGAACTGCAGACCACCGTGTATAAATTAAAATCATCATCTTATATACCTGTTGAGCAAACAATCAATAATTATAAATTAGATAACCGGTATTTTAAGCAGAGAACAGTATATGTGATCAGACAAGAATTTACCGGATTGGGTGGCAGCAATAATCCCGGAGTTGTGCAACCTTATGAAACAGCCCCTTATGATATTGCTATGTATAAGCTTACCTCCTATTGGACCTATCCCGATACGGTTACTAAAACTACATATGATTTAAACGGTCTCAATCCGATAAAATCATATGTAATCAATACTTATAACAATCCGGGAAACCCGCAAGTATCACAAAATACGTTGATCAATAGTAAAGGTGATAATATTATCAATACGTTCAAATATGCAACAGATTTAACCAGTATAACCGGACTGAGACCAGGAGCGGTTACTGCAGCTCAATATTTATTGAATACTAATCAATTGGGAGCAGTACTTCAAAGAGAGCAATTTAAAAATAGCATTCCGGTTTTCAAGGGCCGTACAGATTATAAAATAGCTAATGGTTTTGCCTTGCCTGATACAATGTTTTTTCAAAATGGAAACCAAGCCCTGGAACCCAGGGTTGCCAATATTAATTATAATACATCAGGTGATATTGTATCGCAAACTTTAGTTGGCGGCGCTTACAATAGTTATCAATGGGATAGTAATAGACTACCTATTGCACAAGTAAAAAATGCTTCATCCTCTGAGTTTTATTATGAAGGATTTGAAGAAAGTGTTGCAACAGGAACAACTACAGGAGTGGCTCATACCGGAAAGAAGTACACTACCAATGCAACCATAAGCTGGACCAGGCCGAACAGCCGTATTTATGTGATCAGTTACTGGTATAGAAGCAGCGGGATTTGGCAATATCAATCTGAACAGGTTTATACAGCAACAAGTTTTACAATGACGGGAGGAGATGCCTATGATGACATCCGGATCTATCCTAAAGATGCACAGATGACCACCTACACCTATGATCCTTTAGTTGGTATAACAAGTTCAACAGATGCTAAAAGCGAGACGACGACGTATGAGTACGATAGCTTCCAGCGCTTAATGAATGTGAAGGACAAAGACGGGAATATTATAAAACATATGGACTATCATTTCCAGGGTCAATAA
- a CDS encoding DUF6443 domain-containing protein, which produces MNHIKSLLLAFSGMLLAFHAIAQAPIQVTSPMTGTPAAGSYFSYSSITLSPNFSFTAAAGSSLSLYIANPDCQPLVNSFNQNQNYIVTSTPRVGGMTTVGSTPNSGDFANRSTCDLMQTVQYIDGLGRPLQTVQVQGSPLNKDVVQPVAYDQFGREAIKYLPYAATTADGSYKTDALTTGINNFYNPGGSGVSGTQQSTGGIVYNPNPYSVTNFEPSPLNRVLEQGAAGTPWQPVAGNTTGHTAKMVYTTNNLNAFSGTDTSVSMRVTLYNATINSDQSRTLTIGNTAGNYYLAGQLYVTVSKDENWKDTGFGNSRGGTTEEYKDKEGHVVLKRTFNYTGGTLQMLSTYYVYDDLGNLAFVLSPQSGADNGTPVQATLDNLCFQYRYDQRNRLTEKKVPGKGWEFMVYNTLDQVIFSQDANQRAQNPQVWTYTQYDVMGRVALTGLWGSAGASGSAGDKNISVPDHTLKNWLISWAAAQTTLWLSRDNTTSTGYTFLNPQGGNPILTINYYDDYNNMPNLPTGYQVSSGVSTMTKGLLTATKTIVLNTTGNTTPDYLWSVHYYDDLGREIQTYQQHYLGGAANASNFDVIVNTYNFNNQVITTNRRHFTTAATGAPQLTINNTYSYDHMGRKIKTFEQINTGTNVLLSQTDYNEIGQLKTKHLHSANGGSSFLQNISYAYNERGWLSQVNDPTVAPATDKLFSMALNYNTPVPAHNGSPQYNGNIAEQLYNKGTAGQKYVTYNYDQLNRLIAGNSVEAFSENTITYDANGNIQGMTRFGPNAGTLTYNYGGTNQLQSVSGGVTRSYSYDANGNATSDGQGNTITYNLLNLPQTIAGKSLTYVYDASGQKLRKISGTTVTEYIGGIQYTGTGIDFVQTEEGRVLNPTSSPNYEYTLTDHLGNNRVTFDQTNGKKSEDDYYPFGLNVARGTIPSLRNHYLYNKKELQDELNQYDYGARFYDPVIGRWNSVDPLAEKGRRWSPYNYVLNNPIRLIDPDGMKAYDWLDKGDGNYVWDDRVVDQKTAEQFHGNDAKYVGKEATIKSYQAGEQLDQVNLNSDGTISAEKLMNSPGTPGLTWSKDGVVTNAAGSTITPRRTEGAYIDLTTQFAFMGGVGFSVGKVIDAVGNSKTFFTSSTNIGFGLGAGIEVGGIKPTRGNQFYVDQFAGASSSYSASAFFLGASYGGSVNSDLHGAQLMKPSNFGKNKDGYITGSVIGSAGVDVGLMFSHGKTWVW; this is translated from the coding sequence ATGAATCATATCAAAAGTTTGCTTTTAGCCTTTAGCGGTATGCTTTTGGCTTTCCATGCAATAGCGCAGGCGCCCATCCAGGTAACGAGCCCGATGACGGGCACACCTGCGGCAGGTTCGTATTTTAGCTATAGTAGTATTACGCTGAGTCCGAATTTTAGTTTCACGGCAGCGGCAGGTAGTAGTCTGAGCCTGTATATTGCCAACCCGGACTGTCAGCCGTTGGTGAACAGTTTTAACCAGAACCAGAATTATATCGTAACCAGTACGCCCAGGGTTGGTGGAATGACAACAGTCGGCTCAACCCCAAACTCCGGAGATTTTGCGAATAGATCAACCTGTGATCTGATGCAGACGGTACAATACATAGATGGCCTGGGCAGGCCTTTACAGACGGTTCAGGTACAGGGGAGTCCTTTAAATAAAGACGTGGTTCAGCCTGTTGCCTATGATCAGTTTGGACGGGAAGCGATCAAATACCTGCCCTATGCAGCCACTACTGCTGATGGCAGCTATAAAACAGACGCGTTAACTACAGGGATCAATAACTTTTATAACCCTGGGGGCAGTGGTGTAAGCGGTACTCAGCAAAGCACGGGTGGAATTGTTTATAACCCGAATCCGTACAGCGTAACCAACTTCGAGCCATCACCACTAAACCGGGTGCTGGAGCAGGGAGCAGCAGGCACACCCTGGCAACCGGTAGCAGGAAATACAACTGGACATACGGCAAAAATGGTTTATACTACCAATAATCTGAACGCCTTTAGCGGAACCGATACCTCAGTAAGCATGCGCGTAACATTGTATAACGCGACCATTAACAGCGACCAGAGCCGCACACTGACCATTGGCAATACCGCGGGCAACTATTACCTGGCCGGCCAGCTGTATGTAACGGTAAGCAAGGACGAGAACTGGAAAGATACCGGATTTGGTAATTCAAGGGGTGGTACAACCGAAGAATATAAAGACAAAGAAGGCCATGTGGTGCTGAAACGGACGTTTAACTATACAGGAGGCACGTTACAGATGCTATCCACCTATTACGTTTACGATGATCTGGGCAACCTGGCCTTTGTACTGTCGCCGCAGAGCGGAGCGGACAATGGCACTCCAGTGCAAGCCACTCTGGATAATCTGTGTTTTCAATATCGTTACGACCAGCGAAACCGTTTGACTGAAAAAAAGGTTCCGGGTAAAGGTTGGGAGTTCATGGTATATAATACACTGGACCAGGTGATTTTCAGCCAAGATGCCAACCAACGGGCGCAAAATCCCCAGGTTTGGACCTATACCCAGTATGATGTGATGGGACGAGTGGCACTCACTGGTTTGTGGGGTTCGGCAGGAGCGTCCGGAAGTGCAGGCGATAAGAATATCAGTGTGCCGGACCATACGTTGAAGAACTGGTTGATTAGCTGGGCAGCTGCCCAGACCACCTTATGGCTTAGCCGTGACAACACTACATCAACCGGATATACGTTTCTGAACCCTCAGGGTGGCAACCCGATTCTGACCATCAATTACTACGATGATTATAACAATATGCCTAATCTGCCAACAGGTTACCAGGTAAGCAGCGGAGTTAGCACGATGACCAAAGGGTTGTTAACGGCAACCAAAACCATCGTGCTCAACACCACGGGTAATACAACCCCGGATTACCTGTGGAGCGTACATTATTATGATGATCTGGGCAGGGAAATCCAGACCTACCAGCAACATTACCTGGGCGGAGCGGCGAACGCATCGAACTTTGATGTGATAGTGAATACGTATAACTTCAACAATCAGGTGATCACAACCAACCGGAGGCATTTTACCACTGCTGCCACAGGTGCGCCGCAACTAACGATCAACAATACTTATAGTTACGACCACATGGGCCGTAAAATAAAAACTTTTGAACAGATCAATACTGGTACAAATGTGTTGTTAAGCCAAACCGATTATAACGAGATCGGGCAGTTAAAAACCAAACACCTGCATAGCGCCAACGGTGGGTCTTCGTTTTTGCAGAACATCAGCTATGCGTATAACGAGCGTGGCTGGCTTTCGCAGGTAAATGACCCGACTGTAGCTCCGGCAACAGATAAATTGTTTAGCATGGCGCTGAATTATAATACACCGGTGCCAGCACACAACGGGAGCCCACAGTACAACGGGAACATTGCCGAACAGCTGTATAACAAAGGAACCGCGGGACAAAAGTATGTAACCTATAACTACGATCAGCTGAATCGTTTAATAGCGGGCAACTCCGTAGAGGCATTCAGTGAGAATACCATAACTTACGATGCCAATGGGAATATCCAGGGCATGACCCGTTTCGGTCCGAATGCGGGTACGCTGACGTATAACTATGGGGGCACCAACCAGCTACAATCAGTAAGCGGCGGAGTGACGAGGAGTTATAGCTATGATGCCAATGGCAATGCCACCAGTGATGGTCAGGGTAATACGATCACCTATAATCTGCTGAATCTGCCGCAGACAATAGCCGGTAAAAGCTTAACATACGTATATGATGCCAGTGGTCAAAAACTGCGGAAGATCTCGGGCACCACGGTAACGGAATATATAGGTGGTATACAATACACGGGCACGGGGATAGACTTTGTGCAAACGGAGGAGGGCCGGGTGCTTAACCCAACAAGTTCGCCGAACTATGAATATACCCTAACAGATCACCTGGGGAATAACCGGGTAACGTTTGATCAGACGAATGGCAAGAAGAGTGAAGATGATTATTATCCATTCGGCTTAAATGTAGCCCGGGGAACGATACCAAGTTTACGAAATCATTATCTTTACAATAAGAAGGAACTGCAGGATGAGTTGAATCAATATGATTATGGCGCGAGGTTCTATGACCCGGTTATAGGGAGATGGAATAGTGTAGATCCTCTGGCAGAGAAAGGGAGGCGATGGTCGCCTTATAACTATGTACTGAATAATCCTATTAGGTTGATTGATCCTGATGGGATGAAGGCCTATGATTGGTTGGATAAAGGAGACGGCAACTATGTTTGGGACGACCGTGTTGTTGACCAAAAGACAGCAGAACAATTTCATGGTAACGACGCTAAATATGTAGGAAAGGAGGCGACAATTAAATCTTATCAAGCCGGGGAGCAATTAGATCAAGTAAATCTAAATAGTGACGGTACCATTAGTGCAGAAAAATTAATGAATAGCCCTGGTACTCCTGGTTTAACTTGGAGCAAAGATGGAGTCGTAACCAATGCTGCGGGTTCTACAATTACACCAAGGCGAACAGAGGGAGCTTATATAGACCTAACTACGCAATTTGCATTTATGGGTGGAGTTGGTTTTTCAGTTGGAAAGGTTATCGATGCCGTAGGAAACTCAAAAACATTTTTTACATCTTCCACCAATATAGGATTTGGACTGGGAGCTGGTATTGAAGTTGGAGGTATTAAGCCTACACGTGGAAATCAATTCTATGTGGATCAGTTTGCGGGGGCGTCATCGTCTTACAGTGCCTCTGCATTTTTTCTCGGCGCAAGTTATGGAGGGAGCGTTAACTCTGATTTACATGGTGCTCAATTGATGAAACCGAGTAATTTTGGAAAAAACAAAGACGGGTATATTACTGGAAGTGTAATTGGTTCAGCAGGTGTTGATGTTGGTTTAATGTTCAGTCATGGGAAAACATGGGTTTGGTAA
- a CDS encoding helix-turn-helix domain-containing protein: protein MDVHVKFIGSYERDEAIPSVEVAGKIADVLSASLDYLVGKADKQIDQTLLDKVLSSIQQLPNEDREHIMYAIDGLIQHAKTRLAYKK from the coding sequence ATTGATGTTCATGTTAAATTTATAGGTAGCTATGAGCGGGATGAAGCTATTCCCTCTGTTGAGGTTGCCGGTAAGATTGCTGATGTACTTAGCGCGTCATTAGACTACCTGGTAGGCAAGGCAGATAAGCAAATAGATCAAACCCTTTTAGATAAGGTGCTATCATCTATTCAACAGCTTCCTAATGAGGACAGAGAGCACATCATGTACGCTATAGATGGTCTTATCCAACATGCTAAAACAAGGTTAGCTTATAAAAAGTAA